In Quercus lobata isolate SW786 chromosome 12, ValleyOak3.0 Primary Assembly, whole genome shotgun sequence, a genomic segment contains:
- the LOC115971114 gene encoding elongation factor G-2, chloroplastic, which yields MAAESVRVSASSACNFSFNGSQRRPTIPLSPARFLGLRPRRHLSSSSEFLATVRLNSISSKPSTSQSRRNFSVFAMATEESKRAIPLNDYRNIGIMAHIDAGKTTTTERILYYTGRNYKIGEVHDGTATMDWMEQEQERGITITSAATTTFWNKHRINIIDTPGHVDFTLEVERALRVLDGTICLFDSVAGVEPQSETVWRQADKYGVPRICFVNKMDRLGANFFRTRDMIVTNLGAKPLVIQIPIGSEDTFQGVVDLVKMKAIVWSGEELGAKFVYEDIPTDLQELAQEYRSQMIETIIDLDDQVMESYLEGVEPDEETIKKLIRKGTISSSFVPVLCGSAFKNKGVQPLLDAVVDYLPSPVDLPAMKGTDPENPELIIERAASDDEPFSGLAFKIMSDSFVGSLTFVRVYSGKLTAGSYVLNANKNKKERIGRLLEMHANSREDVKVALTGDIIALAGLKDTITGETLSDPENPIVLERMDFPDPVIKVAIEPKTKADVDKMATGLIKLAQEDPSFHFSRDEEINQTVIEGMGELHLEIIVDRLKREFKVEANVGAPQVNYRESISRISEVKYVHKKQSGGQGQFADITVRFEPMEAGSGYEFKSEIKGGAVPREYIPGVMKGLEECMSNGVLAGFPVVDVRAVLVDGSYHDVDSSVLAFQLAARGAFREGMRKAAPKMLEPIMKVEVVTPEEHLGDVIGDLNSRRGQINSFGDKPGGLKVVDALVPLAEMFQYVSTLRGMTKGRASYIMQLAKFDVVPQHIQNELSSAKEQVAA from the exons ATGGCGGCAGAGTCAGTGAGAGTGTCAGCTTCCTCAGCGTGCAATTTCAGTTTCAATGGCTCTCAAAGAAGGCCTACAATCCCTCTCTCTCCAGCTCGCTTTCTGGGTCTTCGTCCTCGACGacatttatcttcttcttctgagtTCCTTGCCACTGTGCGCCTTAACTCAATATCTTCCAAGCCCTCCACTTCGCAGAGCAGAAGAAATTTCTCTGTCTTCGCCATGGCCACTgaag AGTCAAAGCGTGCAATACCATTGAATGATTATCGCAATATTGGAATTATGGCTCACATAGATGCAGGAAAAACTACCACTACCGAACGGATTCTTTACTATACAGGAAGAAACTATAAAATAGGGGAGGTACATGATGGAACAGCTACAATGGACTGGATGGAGCAAGAACAAGAAAGAGGGATTACCATAACTTCTGCTGCAACTACCACATTTTGGAACAAACACCGGATTAATATTATTGATACTCCTGGCCATGTCGACTTCACTCTTGAAGTGGAACGTGCTCTCAGGGTATTGGATGGCACTATATGCTTGTTTGATAGCGTTGCTGGTGTGGAACCACAATCTGAAACTGTTTGGAGGCAAGCTGATAAATATGGGGTACCCAGAATATGCTTTGTCAATAAAATGGATCGTCTTGGAGCAAACTTTTTCCGAACAAGAGACATGATAGTGACAAATTTGGGTGCTAAACCACTGGTGATTCAAATACCTATTGGTTCAGAAGATACTTTTCAGGGAGTTGTTGATCTTGTGAAGATGAAAGCTATAGTTTGGTCAGGAGAAGAGTTGGGTGCTAAGTTTGTCTATGAGGATATTCCAACAGATCTTCAAGAGCTAGCACAAGAGTATCGATCTCAGATGATAGAAACCATAATTGACTTAGATGATCAAGTTATGGAGAGCTACCTAGAAGGAGTTGAACCTGATGAGGAAACCATTAAGAAATTAATAAGGAAGGGAACCATCTCAAGCAGTTTTGTCCCAGTATTATGTGGCTCAGCTTTTAAAAATAAGGGTGTTCAACCATTGCTTGATGCCGTTGTGGATTATTTGCCTTCTCCAGTTGATTTGCCAGCAATGAAGGGGACTGACCCAGAGAACCCAGAACTGATAATTGAAAGGGCTGCAAGTGATGATGAGCCATTCTCTGGACTAGCTTTCAAGATCATGAGTGATTCATTTGTGGGTTCCCTTACATTTGTGAGGGTGTATTCAGGAAAGCTGACTGCTGGATCCTATGTACTGaatgcaaacaaaaacaaaaaagaaaggattGGTAGACTTCTAGAAATGCACGCAAACAGCAGAGAGGATGTTAAGGTAGCTTTAACAGGTGACATTATTGCTCTTGCTGGTTTGAAAGATACCATTACAGGCGAAACACTGAGTGATCCTGAGAATCCCATTGTGCTTGAACGGATGGACTTCCCTGATCCTGTGATCAAGGTTGCAATTGAACCCAAGACTAAAGCTGATGTTGATAAGATGGCAACTGGGTTAATCAAACTTGCTCAAGAAGACCCTTCTTTTCACTTCTCACGGGATGAAGAGATCAACCAGACAGTGATTGAAGGAATGGGAGAATTGCACCTTGAGATTATTGTCGATCGACTCAAGAGGGAGTTTAAG GTGGAAGCTAATGTTGGTGCGCCTCAAGTAAACTACCGAGAAAGTATTTCTAGAATCTCAGAAGTGAAGTATGTGCACAAGAAACAGTCAGGTGGACAAGGTCAGTTTGCTGACATCACTGTACGGTTTGAACCCATGGAAGCAGGTAGCGGATACGAGTTCAAAAGTGAAATAAAGGGAGGTGCAGTGCCCAGAGAATACATTCCTGGGGTGATGAAAGGATTAGAGGAGTGTATGAGTAATGGTGTGCTTGCAGGATTTCCTGTTGTTGATGTACGTGCTGTGCTAGTAGATGGATCTTACCATGATGTCGATTCAAGTGTCCTGGCATTTCAGCTGGCAGCCAGAGGAGCTTTTCGTGAAGGGATGAGGAAGGCTGCCCCAAAGATGCTTGAACCCATTATGAAAGTTGAAGTTGTCACACCTGAGGAACATTTAGGAGATGTGATTGGTGATCTAAACTCAAGGAGAGGTCAGATCAACAGCTTTGGTGACAAACCTGGCGGCCTCAAG GTGGTTGATGCACTTGTCCCCCTGGCAGAGATGTTTCAGTATGTCAGCACACTCCGGGGGATGACAAAAGGCCGTGCATCCTATATCATGCAATTAGCCAAGTTTGATGTTGTCCCTCAACACATCCAGAATGAACTCAGCTCTGCCAAGGAGCAAGTTGCTGCTTAA
- the LOC115972170 gene encoding pectinesterase inhibitor 9-like, whose amino-acid sequence MARVCLFFLVLCFVLYMAGMAESTVARHSKPTDFIHASCRATRYPALCVQCLSQYASAIKQSDRQLAQTALSVSLARVRSSAAYVAKMTKVRGIKGKEYQAVKDCIENMGDSVDRLSQSVRELGHMGRAVGQDFMWHMSNVQTWVSAALTDENTCLDGFDGHAMDGNVKAAVNRRVTNVAQVTSNALALVNRFASKHQATTALEKP is encoded by the coding sequence ATGGCAAGAGTTTGCCTTTTCTTCCTAGTTCTCTGCTTTGTTCTTTACATGGCTGGCATGGCAGAGTCCACTGTTGCCAGACATTCCAAACCCACAGATTTCATCCACGCCTCGTGCAGGGCCACCCGCTATCCTGCACTTTGTGTTCAATGTCTTTCACAGTATGCAAGTGCAATTAAACAAAGTGATAGGCAATTAGCTCAAACAGCCTTGTCAGTGAGCTTAGCCAGGGTGCGTTCATCTGCTGCGTATGTAGCCAAGATGACTAAGGTTAGAGGGATTAAGGGCAAGGAGTATCAAGCTGTAAAAGACTGCATAGAGAACATGGGTGATAGCGTGGACCGGCTTAGCCAGTCGGTTCGTGAGCTCGGCCATATGGGTCGAGCTGTAGGTCAGGACTTCATGTGGCATATGAGCAACGTGCAGACTTGGGTTAGTGCTGCGCTCACTGATGAGAACACTTGTCTTGATGGGTTTGATGGCCATGCCATGGATGGAAATGTCAAAGCTGCTGTAAACAGAAGGGTCACTAATGTTGCTCAAGTCACTAGTAATGCTCTTGCATTGGTTAATCGTTTTGCTTCTAAACACCAAGCTACTACAGCCCTCGAAAAGCCTTAA
- the LOC115971921 gene encoding 21 kDa protein-like — protein sequence MEGSYFSTLTTLMTLIVFATYMNQCLASRPIPTETNTQFIKTSCGATTYPELCFSSLSSYANEIQTSPKVLASTALSVALTTTRSTSETIAKLYKSQGLKPKEAAALSDCVEELSDSVDELENSIKEMGNAGGKSFGLQMNDIQTWVSSSLTDEDTCLDGFTTNGNVKSTVRNQIVNVAQMTSNALALINSYSATKNLN from the coding sequence ATGGAAGGTTCATATTTTTCCACTCTAACTACTCTCATGACCCTCATTGTGTTTGCTACCTACATGAACCAATGCTTGGCAAGCAGACCAATTCCCACAGAAACAAACACCCAATTCATCAAAACTTCATGTGGTGCCACAACCTATCCAGAATTGTGCTTCAGCTCCCTATCTAGCTATGCAAACGAAATCCAAACCAGCCCCAAAGTATTAGCCAGCACTGCCCTCTCTGTGGCACTCACAACCACGCGCTCTACTTCAGAAACAATAGCAAAGCTGTACAAAAGCCAAGGGTTAAAGCCTAAAGAGGCTGCAGCCTTGAGCGACTGTGTGGAAGAACTAAGTGACTCTGTGGATGAGCTCGAAAATTCCATTAAAGAAATGGGCAATGCAGGTGGAAAAAGTTTTGGGCTCCAAATGAATGATATTCAAACATGGGTGAGTTCATCTTTGACAGATGAGGATACTTGCTTGGATGGGTTTACTACGAATGGGAATGTCAAGAGCACAGTGAGGAATCAAATTGTGAATGTTGCACAAATGACAAGTAATGCCTTGGCTCTTATCAACAGCTACTCTGCAACCAAAAACCTCAACTAA
- the LOC115971417 gene encoding hsp70-Hsp90 organizing protein 3-like → MAEEAKAKGNAAFSAGDFPTAIRHFSEAINLAPTNHVLYSNRSAAYASINKYSEALTDAKKTVELKPDWSKGYSRLGAAHLGLAHYDDAVSAYKKGLEYDPNNEALKSGLADAQASASRSRAGPPPPGNNLFGDAFSGPEMWAKLTADPSTRAYLQQPDFVKMMQEIQKNPSNLNLYLKDQRVMQALGVLLNLKFRTPTSEDTEMPESSPSPSSPPERKRAAESEPVKVPEPEPEPEPMELTEEEREKKERKAQAVSEKELGNAAYKKKDFDTAIAHYTKAMELDDEDISYLMNRAATYLEMGQYEDCIKDCDKAVERGRELRSDFKMIAKALTRKGSALVKMAKTSKDYEPAIESFQKALTEHRNPDTLKKLNDAEKAKKELEQQEYFDPKVADEEREKGNEYFKQQKYPEAIKHYTESLKRNPKDPRAYSNRAACYTKLGALPEGLKDAEKCIELDPTFSKGYNRKGAVQFFMKEYDKALETYQEGLKHDPSNQELLDGVKRCVEQINKASRGDLTPDELKERQAKGMQDPEIQNILQDPVMRQVLIDFQENPKAAQEHTKNPMVMNKIQKLVSAGIVQIR, encoded by the exons ATGGCTGAagaagccaaagccaaaggcaaCGCGGCCTTCTCCGCCGGCGACTTCCCCACCGCCATACGCCACTTCTCCGAAGCAATCAATCTCGCTCCGACCAACCACGTCCTCTATTCTAACCGATCCGCCGCCTACGCTTCTATCAACAAGTACTCCGAGGCCTTGACCGATGCTAAGAAGACCGTAGAGCTCAAACCCGACTGGTCCAAGGGTTATAGCCGACTCGGCGCGGCTCATCTCGGCTTGGCTCACTACGACGACGCCGTTTCAGCTTACAAGAAAGGTCTCGAATACGACCCTAACAACGAGGCTCTCAAATCCGGCTTAGCCGATGCTCAAGCCTCGGCTTCTCGGTCCCGTGCCGGTCCTCCGCCGCCGGGAAACAATCTCTTCGGCGATGCTTTCTCCGGTCCGGAGATGTGGGCCAAGCTGACTGCGGATCCATCCACTAGGGCTTACCTTCAACAGCCTGATTTCGTGAAGATGATGCAGGAGATCCAGAAAAACCCTAGCAATCTCAACCTTTACCTCAAGGACCAGAGGGTTATGCAAGCCCTAGGGGTTTTGCTTAATCTCAAATTCCGTACGCCTACTTCTGAGGACACGGAGATGCCGGAGTCTTCTCCGTCTCCTTCCTCTCCGCCGGAGAGGAAGAGAGCTGCGGAGTCTGAGCCTGTGAAGGTTCCTGAGCCCGAACCCGAGCCGGAGCCGATGGAGCTGACGGAGGAGGAGAGGGAGAAGAAGGAGAGGAAGGCGCAGGCGGTGAGTGAGAAGGAATTGGGGAATGCTGCGTATAAGAAGAAGGATTTTGATACGGCCATCGCTCATTATACGAAGGCCATGGAGTTGGATGATGAGGACATTTCATATCTCATGAATCGAGCTGCTACTTATCTCGAAATGGGTCAG TATGAGGATTGTATTAAAGACTGTGACAAGGCTGTTGAAAGGGGAAGAGAGCTTAGATCAGACTTTAAAATGATAGCGAAAGCTTTGACTAGGAAGGGAAGTGCCCTGGTGAAAATGGCAAAAACATCAAAGGACTATGAACCTGCAATTGAGAGTTTCCAGAAAGCTCTCACTGAGCACCGTAACCCAGACACATTGAAGAAACTTAATGATGCTGAAAAAGCAAAGAAGGAACTAGAGCAGCAAGAGTACTTTGATCCAAAAGTAGCTGATGAGGAACGTGAGAAAG GCAATGAGTATTTCAAGCAGCAGAAATATCCAGAGGCTATTAAGCATTACACAGAATCCTTGAAAAGGAACCCGAAAGATCCAAGG GCATATAGCAATAGAGCTGCATGCTACACAAAACTTGGGGCTTTACCAGAGGGATTGAAGGATGCAGAAAAGTGCATTGAGCTTGATCCAACCTTTTCCAAGGGTTATAACAGAAAAGGTGCTGTCCAGTTTTTCATGAAAGAATATGACAAAGCTTTGGAAACATATCAGGAGGGGCTGAAGCATGATCCTAGCAACCAGGAATTGCTTGATGGTGTGAAGAG ATGTGTAGAACAAATTAACAAGGCTAGCCGTGGAGATTTGACACCTGATGAATTGAAGGAGAGACAG GCCAAGGGAATGCAGGACCCTGAAATTCAGAACATCCTCCAAGACCCTGTTATGAGACAG GTGTTGATCGATTTCCAGGAAAATCCCAAGGCTGCTCAAGAACACACAAAGAACCCGATGGTGATGAACAAGATCCAGAAGCTGGTTAGTGCAGGAATTGTTCAGATCAGATGA